One genomic region from Pseudobacteriovorax antillogorgiicola encodes:
- the pheT gene encoding phenylalanine--tRNA ligase subunit beta: MKVSINWLNQYVDIADVPVDDIAKALTNLGLEVEGSEDATPLQGDVVVGKILQAEQHPNADKLQVCQVDVGESEPLNIVCGAPNARADLTVAVAKIGAVLPEDFKIKAGKIRGEKSFGMLCSGSELGLSDDSDGIMELDPKLKIGRSIVDVFNLKDTVLEIGLTPNRSDCLGYVGLARDLAAKLELELKEPFVPKTFGDGTLETSEHVSVRIENQEECGRFCALYVRNVTVIPSPVWMQSRLLNSGMRPINLIVDATNYAMLENGQPVHAYDERDIGGQEIIVRRAKAGETLVTLDDQTRTLSSDDLVISDANQAVGLAGVMGGANSEVKPDTKNIVIEVANFHPSLIRKSAKRHGLHTEASHRFERGVDIDQAAFVARRVAQLIQDATKEQIDQGIEANVPVVSGNLIDIYDQVRIKSKIALRLSRVRQVTGLRTISQETCIKHLQSLGFAFLDKTDDRMLFEVPTWRLDIERETDLIEEVVRLEGYDKVPYTLPQMEIGTLPENPLIEFTDQCKFAMAEQGFSEIISFPFISTDDLKRFNVPEKHPFHQTVALANPLVEEQSFLRTSHCFSLVKALVENRRHGIKGSRLFESARNFYKIDDKVDAAYPLWSYLDTNGCHVIGRARQDHRPIERNIVAGIIDQPFQAKSWNQVEVASSFFHGKEAILDLLATFDIRDVSFKAITAQDIPWLHPTASALVMWQDQLLGYLGELHPRTAKASELDFENPPIVFELDLEPLYKAYQELRAYQSSTIKFPPVTRDLAFVVGKSVSHDQFAEAFQSFNRRKNLSSYRVFDVYQGEHLDEGKKSMAFSLQFQSDKKTLTDKEVEKEVNALIDWFKEQLSAELR, encoded by the coding sequence ATGAAAGTTTCAATCAACTGGTTAAATCAATATGTAGACATCGCCGATGTCCCTGTAGATGACATCGCAAAAGCCCTCACCAACCTCGGCCTCGAAGTCGAGGGTAGCGAGGATGCAACGCCCCTGCAAGGCGATGTTGTCGTTGGCAAGATACTGCAAGCTGAGCAGCATCCGAATGCTGATAAACTTCAAGTTTGCCAAGTGGATGTCGGTGAATCTGAGCCACTCAATATTGTTTGTGGTGCCCCTAACGCCCGCGCCGATCTTACCGTCGCAGTCGCCAAAATCGGAGCTGTCTTACCTGAAGATTTTAAAATCAAAGCTGGAAAGATCCGTGGTGAAAAGTCTTTTGGAATGCTCTGCTCAGGATCAGAACTGGGCCTTTCTGATGATAGCGACGGCATCATGGAGCTTGACCCTAAACTAAAAATTGGTCGCTCTATAGTTGATGTATTCAATCTAAAAGACACGGTTCTGGAGATTGGCCTCACCCCAAACCGCAGTGACTGCCTTGGGTATGTTGGCCTTGCCCGAGACTTGGCTGCAAAGCTAGAGCTTGAACTCAAAGAACCATTCGTCCCAAAAACATTTGGTGATGGCACCCTCGAAACATCTGAACATGTGTCAGTTCGAATAGAAAACCAGGAAGAATGTGGCCGTTTCTGCGCTTTATACGTAAGAAATGTTACAGTAATTCCTTCCCCCGTGTGGATGCAATCCAGACTATTAAACTCAGGCATGCGTCCTATCAACTTAATTGTCGACGCTACAAACTATGCCATGTTAGAAAATGGTCAGCCTGTCCATGCCTATGACGAGCGGGATATCGGTGGGCAAGAAATCATCGTGAGGCGTGCAAAAGCAGGCGAGACTCTTGTCACCCTAGACGACCAAACCAGAACCTTAAGTAGCGATGACTTGGTTATCAGCGACGCCAACCAAGCCGTGGGTCTAGCAGGCGTTATGGGCGGTGCCAACAGTGAAGTCAAACCTGATACTAAAAATATTGTGATTGAAGTTGCAAACTTCCACCCTAGCTTGATCAGGAAGAGCGCCAAGCGTCACGGCCTCCATACGGAAGCATCACACCGTTTTGAAAGAGGGGTTGATATCGACCAGGCAGCATTTGTTGCCCGACGGGTGGCACAGCTGATCCAAGACGCCACCAAAGAACAGATCGACCAAGGTATCGAAGCTAATGTTCCCGTGGTTTCAGGGAATCTAATCGACATCTACGACCAAGTCCGGATCAAATCCAAAATCGCCCTCAGGCTCAGTCGGGTGCGGCAAGTCACAGGACTTCGCACGATTTCTCAAGAAACTTGCATCAAGCACCTCCAAAGCTTAGGCTTTGCATTCCTCGATAAGACTGATGATCGCATGCTTTTTGAGGTTCCTACATGGCGTCTTGATATCGAGAGGGAAACCGACCTAATCGAAGAAGTTGTACGTCTAGAAGGCTACGATAAGGTCCCTTATACTCTGCCTCAAATGGAGATCGGAACCCTGCCCGAAAACCCACTGATTGAATTCACAGACCAGTGCAAGTTTGCAATGGCAGAGCAAGGCTTTTCCGAAATCATAAGCTTCCCGTTCATTTCGACTGATGATCTGAAACGATTCAATGTTCCAGAGAAGCACCCGTTTCACCAAACAGTAGCCTTAGCAAATCCATTGGTGGAGGAGCAGAGCTTTCTACGCACCAGCCATTGTTTTAGCCTAGTTAAAGCCTTAGTAGAAAACCGGCGCCACGGTATCAAGGGGTCCCGGCTTTTTGAATCAGCGCGGAACTTCTACAAGATCGACGACAAAGTGGATGCAGCGTATCCTCTATGGAGCTACCTCGACACCAACGGCTGTCATGTGATAGGTCGCGCTCGGCAAGATCACCGACCCATCGAAAGAAATATTGTCGCTGGTATCATCGATCAGCCGTTCCAAGCGAAGTCCTGGAACCAGGTCGAAGTAGCCTCTAGTTTTTTCCACGGCAAAGAGGCCATTCTGGACCTCCTCGCAACCTTCGACATCCGCGATGTCAGCTTTAAAGCAATTACTGCTCAAGACATTCCTTGGCTCCACCCCACAGCCTCTGCCCTAGTCATGTGGCAAGATCAATTGCTGGGCTACTTAGGAGAGCTTCATCCAAGAACAGCTAAAGCAAGCGAGCTGGATTTTGAAAATCCACCGATTGTGTTTGAGTTAGATCTGGAGCCGTTGTACAAGGCTTATCAAGAACTGCGTGCGTACCAATCATCGACGATAAAATTTCCACCGGTCACCCGTGACCTGGCTTTTGTGGTCGGTAAGTCGGTATCTCATGATCAGTTTGCCGAGGCTTTCCAGAGCTTTAATCGGCGTAAAAATTTGAGTTCGTACCGTGTTTTCGATGTTTATCAGGGCGAGCATCTGGATGAAGGCAAGAAAAGCATGGCCTTTAGCCTCCAGTTCCAGTCCGACAAGAAGACATTGACTGACAAGGAAGTTGAGAAAGAAGTGAACGCTCTCATTGATTGGTTCAAAGAGCAGCTTTCCGCAGAATTACGTTAA
- the rsmI gene encoding 16S rRNA (cytidine(1402)-2'-O)-methyltransferase, producing MPEPTLFVVATPIGNLDDLSLRAKKVLEHVDIVAAEDTRRAKQLMSHIGIEKKELISYYDHVEASKAPQFIARIKENSLQMALISDAGTPCVSDPGFRLVAEAHQCGVRVVPIPGASALTSLVSASGLPSDRFQFVGFLPHKESALQGEVESWQGYSGSVIFYDSTRRLKKSLGFIKRFHGSAQIAIGREITKLHEEIHCLTIDDALLWCERHESLKGEVAVMVANLGAADAGETMDLSRLEDQLKAELDAGKRFKEILKQYKDCGLPRQDLYQLLITIKEKKS from the coding sequence ATGCCGGAGCCAACGCTCTTCGTGGTCGCGACACCCATCGGCAATCTTGACGATCTGTCGTTGCGAGCCAAAAAAGTATTGGAGCATGTCGATATAGTTGCCGCAGAAGACACTCGCAGGGCAAAGCAGCTGATGAGTCATATTGGTATTGAAAAGAAGGAGCTTATCAGCTACTACGATCACGTGGAAGCCAGCAAGGCGCCCCAGTTCATTGCCCGGATCAAGGAGAACTCACTTCAGATGGCCTTGATCTCAGACGCTGGAACCCCTTGTGTGTCAGATCCTGGCTTCCGTCTGGTCGCAGAAGCGCACCAATGTGGTGTCCGGGTTGTTCCTATTCCTGGAGCGTCAGCGTTAACAAGTCTGGTTTCTGCCAGTGGTCTACCTAGTGATCGCTTTCAATTTGTCGGGTTTTTGCCCCATAAAGAATCCGCGCTACAAGGGGAAGTTGAGTCTTGGCAAGGGTACTCTGGGTCGGTTATTTTTTACGATTCAACCCGAAGGCTCAAGAAGTCCTTGGGATTTATTAAGAGATTTCATGGCAGCGCGCAGATCGCTATTGGGCGAGAAATCACTAAGCTCCATGAAGAAATTCATTGCCTAACCATTGATGACGCCTTGCTTTGGTGTGAGCGACACGAAAGCCTGAAGGGGGAGGTTGCCGTCATGGTCGCAAATCTTGGGGCGGCAGATGCAGGTGAGACCATGGATCTAAGTCGTCTCGAAGACCAGCTCAAAGCCGAACTGGATGCTGGTAAGCGCTTTAAAGAAATATTGAAGCAATATAAAGACTGTGGCTTACCTCGCCAGGATTTGTATCAATTGCTTATTACCATAAAGGAAAAAAAATCGTGA
- a CDS encoding fluoride efflux transporter FluC, whose amino-acid sequence MQVLWISGGAIIGALTRYGAQLLIAQWTPLPAGTLLVNLLGCFGIGYVYGIAQSWPLDVRLGLVTGLLGALTTMSSFVMDLFQMAEQRRWWLLTAWILVTVVGGFICCALGVFLGQRQVA is encoded by the coding sequence ATGCAAGTTCTTTGGATCTCAGGTGGAGCTATTATAGGCGCGCTGACTCGATACGGAGCCCAGCTCTTGATCGCCCAATGGACTCCACTTCCCGCAGGCACCTTGCTTGTCAACCTTCTGGGGTGCTTTGGAATTGGCTATGTATATGGCATTGCCCAGTCATGGCCTTTGGATGTTCGACTCGGTCTTGTTACTGGTTTACTCGGCGCTTTGACGACAATGTCGTCGTTCGTTATGGACCTTTTTCAAATGGCTGAACAAAGGCGATGGTGGCTACTGACTGCGTGGATCTTAGTAACGGTTGTCGGTGGGTTTATCTGCTGTGCTCTGGGGGTATTTCTCGGGCAGAGGCAGGTGGCTTAA
- a CDS encoding DUF2999 family protein, with protein sequence MSQIAEIIKQLNIPEEKLKELAEALNSNPMAAMALVQELNIPPQVMQQLMATVMANPAAVVEFAKSLGVSDEAVQQVQDRLQNPPKS encoded by the coding sequence ATGTCACAGATCGCAGAAATCATAAAGCAACTTAATATACCAGAAGAAAAGCTAAAAGAACTTGCCGAAGCTCTAAATTCAAACCCCATGGCAGCGATGGCTTTGGTTCAAGAGCTCAACATTCCACCACAGGTGATGCAGCAACTGATGGCCACAGTCATGGCAAACCCAGCTGCGGTTGTTGAATTCGCGAAAAGCCTAGGCGTTTCAGACGAAGCTGTTCAACAGGTTCAAGACCGGCTGCAAAATCCGCCTAAGAGCTAG
- a CDS encoding response regulator — translation MSINKQDSQEKLGTILLVDDNPDIVEVLQEIIETHTNFSVQTALGAKEGLDVLKNHPIDVIILDLLMPVMDGIEMFQLIRNRSINAPVIFLTGKGDDEKQALAFELGAFDFLQKPVKARDLLLLIDEAFKVVQQIRTILSKKQQSTA, via the coding sequence ATGAGTATAAACAAGCAAGATAGCCAAGAAAAGCTCGGGACGATACTCTTAGTGGACGATAACCCTGATATCGTCGAGGTGCTTCAAGAAATCATTGAGACCCATACCAACTTCAGTGTGCAAACTGCATTGGGAGCGAAAGAAGGCTTAGATGTGCTCAAGAATCACCCCATCGATGTGATCATTCTTGATCTTCTCATGCCCGTGATGGATGGGATTGAGATGTTTCAACTCATCCGCAATCGCTCGATCAACGCACCCGTCATATTTTTGACGGGTAAGGGGGATGATGAGAAACAGGCGTTGGCCTTTGAACTAGGGGCTTTCGATTTTCTTCAAAAGCCTGTCAAGGCCCGGGACTTACTTTTACTCATTGACGAAGCGTTCAAGGTTGTCCAGCAGATCCGCACCATCCTATCCAAAAAGCAACAGTCTACGGCTTAG
- a CDS encoding pyridoxal phosphate-dependent aminotransferase: MELSKRISALKPSPTVALNGKAKELARAGHKVFNFAVGEPDFTTHPEIIDVAVQALKEGKTKYGPAGGSPQLKDAIIEKLKRDNKLSFKPEQIVVGMGAKEILFHLFLATLNEGDEVLIPAPYWVSYTAQVLAAGATPVIIPMPEDHQAPRLTPEMIAAHVSPKTKALILTSPNNPAGYVIKKDELLAIGEYLKDKPWWLVSDEIYEYMSFAEPHHSIGALVPELHDRYIIVNGLSKGFAMTGWRVGYMAGPEPVAKLVKTLQTQSSTCLPPFIELASVEALKRGANLMADKMDLLKGRKNLAQELINSMEDVSMVPPEGAFYIFIDVRDALDKAPGYENHNSFKFSEYLLDTHHVAMVPGEAFGVPGFLRLSYATSDEELKEGLSRLAQALKDVKNG, from the coding sequence ATGGAATTGTCAAAGAGAATCTCGGCACTGAAACCGTCCCCCACTGTAGCACTGAATGGCAAGGCAAAGGAGCTAGCCAGAGCCGGCCATAAGGTATTTAACTTTGCGGTGGGAGAACCAGATTTTACGACACATCCTGAGATTATCGACGTGGCTGTTCAAGCCCTGAAGGAAGGCAAAACAAAGTACGGGCCCGCTGGTGGCAGCCCGCAACTTAAGGATGCGATCATTGAAAAGCTAAAGCGAGACAACAAGCTTAGCTTTAAGCCAGAGCAAATCGTAGTAGGCATGGGTGCGAAAGAGATCCTGTTCCATCTATTTTTGGCGACTCTCAATGAAGGAGATGAAGTTCTTATCCCAGCTCCTTACTGGGTCAGCTACACCGCACAAGTGTTAGCAGCAGGAGCTACACCTGTGATTATTCCTATGCCAGAAGATCATCAAGCACCACGACTCACCCCCGAAATGATCGCAGCCCATGTGAGTCCGAAAACCAAGGCTCTGATCCTGACATCGCCCAATAATCCAGCCGGCTACGTGATCAAGAAAGACGAGCTTCTCGCCATCGGGGAATACTTGAAAGATAAGCCCTGGTGGCTCGTTTCCGACGAAATCTATGAGTATATGTCATTTGCGGAGCCACACCACTCCATTGGTGCATTGGTTCCCGAGCTGCACGATCGCTATATTATCGTCAACGGCCTTTCCAAAGGCTTTGCCATGACAGGCTGGAGAGTCGGCTATATGGCAGGCCCTGAGCCCGTGGCAAAACTAGTCAAAACCCTGCAGACGCAGTCCTCTACCTGCTTACCACCGTTTATCGAGCTAGCATCGGTCGAAGCTCTGAAGCGGGGGGCAAACCTGATGGCCGACAAGATGGACCTTCTAAAAGGACGAAAAAATTTAGCCCAAGAGTTGATCAACTCTATGGAAGATGTCAGTATGGTCCCTCCCGAGGGGGCCTTTTATATCTTCATCGACGTAAGAGACGCCCTGGACAAGGCACCGGGGTATGAGAATCATAACTCTTTTAAATTCAGCGAATACCTGCTTGATACCCATCATGTAGCCATGGTACCAGGAGAGGCCTTTGGTGTTCCTGGCTTTCTACGCCTAAGTTACGCCACGAGTGATGAGGAGCTAAAAGAAGGATTGAGCCGTCTAGCACAGGCTCTTAAAGACGTAAAGAATGGATAA
- the pheS gene encoding phenylalanine--tRNA ligase subunit alpha, with amino-acid sequence MSDVTLNTIQDQANQVESAFAEQKSALAANPSAKGVEELRVAFLGRKGQVTSIMEQMRNISKDDRPEAGKIINKTRSKIESAIEELKAEAEEFLIQQKLDQAPIDISLPVQSSGAKGSLHPVTLMRRVLLKEFRKLGFTVYDGPEVDLDLYNFSSLNFKDDHPARDMQDTFFVKDFDKTVLRTHTSNIQIHALMNQQPPLRVVSPGRTYRCDSDLTHTPMFHQIECLVVDQNISMGDMKGVIDTFLKAIFGDDLETRLRPSYFPFVEPGGEVDLQCVSCRGKGCRICSQTGWLEIGGLGMIHPNVFEAVGVDSERYTGFAFGFGIDRIAMLRYGLQDLRQLFEGNQQFLGQFPIQP; translated from the coding sequence ATGAGTGACGTAACTCTGAACACAATACAAGATCAAGCGAATCAAGTGGAATCGGCTTTCGCTGAGCAAAAGTCAGCGTTAGCAGCCAACCCCTCTGCCAAAGGCGTGGAGGAGCTTCGGGTTGCTTTTCTCGGCCGAAAGGGACAGGTCACCAGCATCATGGAACAGATGCGTAACATCAGCAAGGATGACCGCCCTGAAGCAGGTAAAATCATCAATAAGACGCGCTCTAAAATTGAGTCAGCTATCGAGGAATTGAAGGCTGAAGCAGAGGAGTTTCTGATCCAACAAAAATTGGATCAAGCGCCGATCGATATATCGCTGCCAGTTCAAAGCAGCGGAGCCAAGGGATCGTTGCACCCAGTGACTCTCATGAGACGGGTGCTGCTAAAGGAATTTCGAAAACTGGGTTTCACAGTTTACGACGGCCCGGAAGTTGATTTGGATCTCTACAATTTCTCCTCTTTGAATTTCAAAGATGATCATCCGGCTCGCGATATGCAGGATACGTTCTTCGTCAAAGACTTTGACAAAACGGTCCTAAGAACCCATACGTCGAACATTCAAATCCATGCCCTCATGAATCAACAGCCTCCCCTGAGAGTGGTGTCACCAGGGCGAACCTATCGCTGCGATTCGGATTTAACCCACACTCCCATGTTCCACCAGATCGAGTGCTTGGTGGTTGACCAAAACATTTCAATGGGAGACATGAAGGGTGTCATCGACACCTTTTTGAAGGCCATTTTCGGCGACGACCTCGAAACTCGCTTGCGACCAAGCTACTTTCCTTTCGTTGAGCCCGGGGGAGAAGTCGATCTTCAGTGCGTATCCTGTCGAGGCAAAGGTTGTCGCATCTGTAGTCAGACCGGATGGCTTGAAATTGGTGGTCTAGGGATGATTCACCCTAATGTATTCGAAGCTGTGGGGGTCGATAGTGAGCGCTATACAGGCTTTGCTTTTGGCTTCGGTATCGACCGCATTGCCATGCTGCGTTACGGCCTTCAAGATCTCAGGCAGCTATTTGAGGGTAACCAGCAATTCCTCGGACAGTTTCCCATACAACCATAA
- a CDS encoding copper chaperone PCu(A)C gives MFHCLAAFFVSLVISSSALGSIKVSKSWAREMPPGSSVTAIYLQIANQGKTAVALKSVSSPIGKAEIHETKMEDGMMSMEPISSATLGPGKTLTLSPKGLHIMILGVSKPLRQGDVIPLTLSFETAHTINIKVPVKSY, from the coding sequence ATGTTCCATTGTCTTGCCGCATTCTTTGTATCTCTCGTTATATCAAGCTCCGCCTTGGGCTCCATTAAAGTGTCCAAGTCTTGGGCTCGCGAAATGCCTCCAGGGAGCAGCGTCACAGCAATCTATTTGCAAATAGCCAATCAAGGCAAGACTGCGGTCGCACTAAAGTCTGTTTCCAGCCCTATTGGCAAAGCTGAAATCCATGAAACAAAAATGGAAGATGGTATGATGTCGATGGAACCGATTTCATCCGCAACGCTAGGTCCTGGTAAGACTCTTACCCTGAGTCCCAAAGGCCTTCATATCATGATTTTAGGGGTTTCAAAGCCATTGCGTCAGGGAGATGTGATTCCTTTGACTTTGTCCTTTGAAACGGCCCATACTATCAACATTAAAGTTCCCGTTAAGTCGTACTGA
- a CDS encoding SCO family protein, translating to MSKKLGLLLFGMFLGGVSGTSYFLIKQLDSASIENGRKLSESRPLKDFDLTDQNGASFNKNNLLGRWSLVTFGFTNCPDVCPSAMASYRDELKLLEDSMSRLQFIFVTVDPERDSKERLKSYLEYFHPAIIGLTGSQEQIKSFAGMFSVHFQKQGGGENYNMAHSPQFFLVDPQGNWTAMYNPPLSRGKIAVDLTRIASKDSI from the coding sequence ATGTCTAAGAAATTAGGCTTACTGTTATTTGGAATGTTTTTAGGTGGAGTTTCTGGCACCAGTTACTTTCTTATCAAACAACTCGATTCAGCCAGTATCGAAAATGGCCGGAAATTAAGCGAGAGCCGTCCCCTTAAAGACTTTGACCTCACAGATCAGAATGGGGCCTCGTTCAATAAGAACAATCTACTTGGCAGATGGAGCCTGGTAACATTCGGCTTCACAAACTGTCCTGATGTTTGCCCCTCAGCCATGGCGAGCTACCGTGACGAACTGAAGCTCCTTGAAGACAGCATGTCACGATTGCAATTTATCTTCGTCACGGTCGATCCCGAACGGGATAGCAAAGAACGCCTCAAGAGCTATTTGGAATACTTTCATCCAGCCATCATTGGACTCACTGGTAGCCAAGAGCAGATCAAGAGTTTTGCTGGAATGTTCAGCGTCCACTTTCAAAAGCAGGGTGGCGGCGAAAATTACAATATGGCTCACAGCCCGCAGTTCTTCTTGGTCGACCCTCAAGGTAATTGGACAGCCATGTACAATCCTCCTTTAAGTCGAGGAAAAATTGCTGTAGACCTCACCCGTATCGCATCTAAAGATTCCATATAA
- the bamE gene encoding outer membrane protein assembly factor BamE, which produces MKQMFKVAVSGLILGTLSTSCVTRGENFSSDYAWIKENKTKKADVQKVLGQPFAVGYSSGRPTWTYGYYKFRLFGESQTKELKLYWEDDTVDSFSFNSSFKEDRMKTLRAPKP; this is translated from the coding sequence ATGAAGCAGATGTTTAAAGTTGCAGTCAGCGGCTTGATTTTAGGAACATTGAGCACAAGCTGTGTCACCCGTGGTGAGAATTTCTCTAGTGACTACGCTTGGATCAAGGAGAATAAGACCAAAAAAGCAGATGTGCAAAAGGTTTTAGGTCAGCCTTTCGCAGTGGGCTATTCTTCTGGCCGGCCAACTTGGACTTATGGCTACTATAAATTTCGTCTTTTTGGTGAGTCTCAAACAAAGGAGCTAAAGCTGTATTGGGAAGACGACACAGTTGATTCGTTCTCCTTCAACTCAAGCTTTAAAGAAGACCGAATGAAGACGTTGCGTGCGCCTAAGCCGTAG
- a CDS encoding FAD-dependent oxidoreductase encodes EIAEELKRSMENMGVEFRLGYKLDHIETCGPKVKSHFKKEVIESDLFFFSAGRVSTSQKLGLERVGVETNDRGAISVNDFFQTAVPNIYAAGDIIGPPALACTSVEQGRIAMCHAFGGPKLRFPKVFPMGVYTIPEMSSVGKTEEELIAEGKPYVVGKAHYDELARGYIRGDHYGMLKLIVCRETHKIIGTHIVGSDAANLVHIGQCFMMSETPIDKIVDEVIFNYPTLAEAYKIAATQAAKELESHPREFKKKEKPAA; translated from the coding sequence AAGAGATAGCAGAGGAGTTAAAGCGCTCCATGGAAAATATGGGAGTAGAGTTTCGTTTAGGTTACAAGCTCGACCACATTGAGACCTGCGGCCCCAAGGTGAAAAGCCACTTTAAGAAAGAGGTGATTGAAAGCGATCTTTTCTTTTTCTCTGCGGGACGGGTATCAACCAGCCAGAAGCTAGGCTTGGAAAGGGTTGGGGTGGAAACCAATGACCGGGGTGCGATCTCAGTGAACGACTTTTTTCAAACTGCTGTTCCCAACATCTATGCTGCCGGGGATATTATTGGCCCTCCAGCCTTAGCTTGCACCTCAGTGGAACAAGGCCGTATCGCTATGTGCCATGCTTTCGGCGGCCCCAAGCTTCGCTTTCCAAAGGTTTTTCCCATGGGGGTCTACACAATTCCTGAAATGTCTTCCGTTGGCAAGACCGAAGAAGAGCTGATAGCAGAAGGCAAGCCTTATGTCGTTGGTAAAGCTCACTACGATGAGCTAGCCCGCGGCTACATCCGTGGTGATCATTACGGGATGCTAAAACTCATAGTGTGCCGCGAGACTCACAAGATCATAGGAACCCATATTGTTGGCTCAGACGCCGCCAACCTAGTGCATATTGGACAATGCTTTATGATGAGCGAGACCCCTATTGACAAGATAGTCGACGAGGTCATCTTCAACTATCCAACTTTAGCAGAGGCCTATAAAATTGCGGCAACCCAAGCTGCAAAGGAGCTTGAATCTCACCCAAGGGAATTCAAGAAGAAGGAAAAGCCAGCGGCTTAA
- a CDS encoding peptidylprolyl isomerase, whose protein sequence is MTMKKAFLIASSIAAIATPQALAANVATFGKEAISVKEYKQAVEDLGERGDMVKNNNQVRTQFLNHMIDNTLLSEEAKKEKLQNSDRYKKMVEAARKEILSRLYVEQYIEANTKPEKLKEYFKNNKKQFSNKEVRASHILLKEADKELAEKVLKEAKGGADFAELAKKHSTGPSKSRGGDLNYFGPGRMVPAFEKAAFSTAKDKVHPELVKTQFGWHIIKVTDVRGGDDVKFEDKKDQVEQTIKRNGRKDLIEELRKKANVKVNESVLNEIKF, encoded by the coding sequence ATGACAATGAAAAAAGCATTTCTAATCGCATCCTCAATCGCCGCTATAGCTACTCCGCAAGCTCTCGCTGCAAATGTTGCCACATTTGGCAAGGAAGCGATTTCTGTTAAGGAATACAAGCAAGCTGTCGAGGATCTAGGTGAACGAGGCGACATGGTTAAGAACAATAACCAGGTGCGCACCCAGTTTTTGAATCACATGATCGACAACACGCTCCTTTCAGAAGAAGCGAAAAAAGAAAAGCTTCAAAATTCCGATCGCTACAAGAAAATGGTCGAAGCCGCCCGCAAAGAAATTCTATCAAGACTCTATGTTGAGCAGTACATCGAAGCTAACACTAAGCCAGAAAAGTTAAAAGAATACTTCAAGAATAATAAGAAGCAGTTCAGCAACAAAGAAGTTCGTGCTTCGCACATCCTTCTCAAGGAAGCAGACAAGGAACTTGCCGAAAAAGTTCTCAAGGAAGCTAAGGGTGGTGCCGACTTCGCTGAGCTAGCGAAAAAGCATTCCACAGGCCCAAGCAAATCTCGTGGTGGTGACCTTAACTACTTCGGACCAGGCCGCATGGTACCTGCATTCGAAAAAGCTGCTTTCTCAACCGCAAAAGACAAGGTTCACCCCGAGCTCGTTAAAACTCAGTTCGGCTGGCACATCATCAAAGTTACGGACGTTCGTGGTGGTGACGACGTGAAGTTTGAAGACAAGAAAGATCAGGTTGAGCAAACGATCAAACGCAACGGTCGCAAGGATTTGATTGAAGAGCTTCGCAAGAAAGCCAATGTCAAAGTCAATGAGTCTGTACTAAACGAGATCAAATTCTAA